A stretch of Rhodoferax potami DNA encodes these proteins:
- a CDS encoding SPOR domain-containing protein, which yields MAFFKFRKGGDEQPTPPTASESVEAMRKRARHRLVGAAVLVLIGVVGFPLLFDSQPRPIAVDIPIEIPDKGKVRPLGAPAIPAATQSSGVVIEEREEPAAPAASTPAPKAAETKVAVAKPEPKPEPKPPAVKPEPKPEPKAEAKPEPKPEPKAEPKPAAKPAEKAADKPADKAAAEAAKAQALLDGKAPSDVKATEKPSDKKPAADAGRFVVQVGAYNETAKLQEARSKVEKAGFKTYTQVVGAKESQRTRVRIGPFASKADAQKAADKLKKLNLPAAILEL from the coding sequence ATGGCCTTTTTCAAGTTTCGCAAAGGTGGCGACGAACAGCCCACCCCACCCACCGCGTCAGAGAGCGTAGAGGCCATGCGCAAGCGCGCACGCCACCGCTTGGTGGGTGCTGCTGTGCTGGTGCTGATCGGCGTGGTCGGCTTCCCGCTGCTGTTTGACAGCCAGCCGCGCCCGATTGCCGTAGACATTCCGATCGAGATTCCGGACAAAGGCAAAGTGCGTCCCTTAGGTGCCCCCGCGATACCCGCTGCGACCCAGTCCAGCGGTGTGGTGATCGAAGAACGCGAGGAGCCTGCAGCGCCAGCGGCCAGCACCCCGGCGCCCAAAGCGGCCGAGACCAAGGTAGCCGTCGCCAAGCCGGAGCCCAAACCCGAGCCCAAGCCACCTGCTGTGAAGCCAGAGCCCAAGCCGGAGCCCAAGGCTGAGGCAAAACCAGAGCCTAAGCCCGAGCCTAAAGCCGAACCCAAGCCAGCGGCCAAACCCGCCGAAAAAGCAGCGGATAAGCCCGCTGACAAAGCTGCCGCCGAGGCCGCCAAGGCCCAGGCCTTGTTGGATGGCAAGGCGCCAAGCGATGTGAAAGCAACCGAAAAACCGAGCGACAAGAAGCCTGCTGCGGACGCCGGCCGGTTTGTAGTGCAAGTGGGCGCCTACAACGAGACTGCCAAGTTGCAGGAAGCTCGCTCCAAGGTCGAAAAAGCCGGCTTTAAAACCTATACCCAGGTGGTGGGCGCCAAAGAGAGCCAGCGCACCCGTGTGCGGATTGGCCCGTTTGCCAGCAAGGCAGATGCGCAAAAAGCCGCCGACAAGCTTAAAAAGTTGAACCTGCCTGCTGCCATTCTGGAGCTGTAA
- a CDS encoding CvpA family protein → MPTVDWIFLAVLLVSLVVGAWRGLVFEVLSVLSWAAAFVLAQWFAPDVAAHLSMSGAGEPIRYAAGFVIVFVASIFAGGLVAFLLKKLVAAVGLRPADRMLGAGFGLVRGVLLLLAVTVVVGMTPLHTSVWWTEASGPQLTGMVLKGLKPLLPQDFGKYLPE, encoded by the coding sequence ATGCCCACTGTGGACTGGATTTTTCTGGCTGTGTTGTTGGTCTCGCTGGTCGTTGGCGCTTGGCGGGGCTTGGTGTTTGAGGTGCTGTCGGTCCTGAGCTGGGCCGCTGCGTTTGTGTTGGCGCAGTGGTTTGCGCCCGATGTGGCGGCGCACCTGTCGATGTCCGGGGCCGGCGAGCCGATCCGCTATGCCGCTGGCTTTGTGATTGTTTTTGTGGCGTCTATTTTTGCGGGAGGCTTGGTGGCCTTTCTGCTCAAGAAATTGGTAGCAGCGGTGGGTTTGCGCCCGGCAGACCGCATGCTGGGGGCGGGTTTTGGACTGGTGCGCGGTGTGCTGCTGCTGTTGGCGGTGACCGTGGTGGTGGGTATGACGCCGCTGCACACCAGTGTCTGGTGGACAGAAGCCTCCGGCCCGCAGCTGACCGGCATGGTCCTCAAAGGCTTAAAGCCTTTGCTACCGCAAGATTTTGGCAAGTATTTACCTGAGTGA
- the purF gene encoding amidophosphoribosyltransferase encodes MCGIVGVVSNAPVNQLIYDALLLLQHRGQDAAGIVTQQDRKFFMHKAKGMVKDVFRTRNMRSLAGNSGLGQVRYPTAGNAFSEEEAQPFYVNAPFGIVLVHNGNLTNAKALKAELFNLDHRHINTESDSEVLLNVLAHEIEVSTRGLPLQPQDLFTAVSRVHKRIKGSYAVICHIAGHGLLAFRDPFGIRPLCLGKGADGTHMVASESVVLEGTSHQFVRDVQPGEAVFIPLDGTVHSQQCAANPQLMPCIFEFVYLARPDSVMDGISVYQARLNLGETLAKRVISTVPPNEIDVVIPIPESSRPSAAQLAQLLGLPYREGFVKNRYVGRTFIMPGQGVRKKSVRQKLNVIASEFKGRNVLLVDDSIVRGTTSKEIVQMARDAGARNVYLASAAPPVRYPNVYGIDMPTSSELVAYNRTVEEVREIIGCDALIYQDVDGMKKAIGSLSKNLAGFDASCFDGVYVTGDISSDDIARLNENRVGAEEGQEDTSRLALPNHAD; translated from the coding sequence ATGTGTGGAATTGTTGGCGTTGTTAGCAACGCACCCGTTAACCAGTTGATCTATGACGCGCTGTTGCTCTTGCAGCACCGCGGCCAAGACGCAGCCGGCATCGTCACCCAGCAGGACCGCAAGTTCTTCATGCACAAGGCCAAGGGCATGGTGAAGGACGTGTTCCGCACCCGCAACATGCGCTCTTTGGCTGGCAACTCCGGCCTGGGCCAGGTGCGCTACCCCACGGCGGGCAATGCGTTCAGCGAAGAAGAGGCGCAGCCTTTTTATGTGAACGCGCCTTTCGGTATCGTGCTGGTGCACAACGGCAACCTGACCAACGCCAAAGCCTTGAAGGCGGAGCTGTTCAACCTGGACCACCGCCACATCAACACCGAGAGCGACTCCGAAGTCTTGCTCAACGTGCTGGCCCACGAAATCGAAGTCTCCACCCGCGGTCTGCCTTTGCAGCCCCAAGACTTGTTCACCGCCGTATCGCGGGTGCACAAGCGCATCAAGGGCTCGTATGCGGTGATCTGCCATATCGCCGGCCATGGCTTGCTGGCATTCCGCGACCCGTTTGGCATTCGCCCCCTGTGCTTGGGTAAGGGCGCGGATGGCACCCATATGGTGGCCAGCGAGTCGGTGGTGCTGGAAGGCACCAGCCACCAGTTTGTGCGCGACGTACAGCCCGGCGAAGCCGTGTTTATCCCGCTGGACGGCACGGTGCACAGCCAGCAGTGCGCGGCGAATCCGCAGCTGATGCCTTGTATTTTTGAGTTTGTGTACTTGGCTCGCCCCGATTCGGTGATGGACGGCATCTCGGTGTACCAGGCGCGTTTGAACCTAGGCGAGACCTTGGCCAAGCGGGTGATCTCCACCGTGCCGCCGAACGAAATCGATGTGGTCATCCCGATCCCCGAATCCAGCCGCCCCAGCGCCGCGCAGTTGGCTCAGTTGTTGGGCTTGCCCTACCGCGAAGGCTTTGTGAAAAACCGCTACGTCGGCCGCACCTTCATCATGCCGGGGCAGGGCGTGCGCAAAAAATCAGTGCGCCAGAAGCTCAACGTGATTGCCAGCGAATTCAAGGGTCGCAATGTGCTGTTGGTGGACGACTCGATCGTCCGCGGTACCACCAGCAAAGAAATCGTGCAGATGGCGCGCGACGCCGGTGCCCGCAATGTCTACCTGGCCAGCGCTGCGCCACCTGTCCGTTACCCCAATGTGTATGGCATCGATATGCCCACCAGCAGTGAGTTGGTGGCCTACAACCGTACCGTCGAAGAAGTGCGCGAAATCATCGGTTGCGACGCGCTGATATACCAGGACGTGGACGGCATGAAAAAAGCCATCGGCTCCTTGAGCAAAAACTTGGCGGGTTTTGATGCCTCCTGCTTTGACGGCGTGTACGTGACCGGCGACATTTCGTCGGACGACATTGCCCGCCTCAACGAAAACCGTGTTGGCGCTGAAGAAGGCCAGGAAGACACTTCCCGCTTGGCGCTGCCCAACCACGCTGACTGA
- a CDS encoding O-succinylhomoserine sulfhydrylase, with amino-acid sequence MKQIPLPEGLHNDTLAVRAALERSQYGENSEGLYLTSGYVQHSAASSAARFAMEEEGFTYSRVSNPTVTSMEIRLAALEGTEAAIATSSGMSAILLLGMALLKAGDHVICSQSVFGSVIPMFSREFAKFGVETTFVSQTDIEAWKAAVRPTTKLLFAETPTNPLTEVCDIQALADIAHSGGAFLAVDNCFATPVLQRPASMGADFIIHSGTKFLDGQGRVMAGAICCTQKQRDDMFLPVIRTCGMVLAPFNAWVLLKGMETLALRVKAQSETTLALAHWLEAQPQVARVYYPGLPSHPQHELAMRQQSGCGGAVLSFEVKAPDVDTARKNAFHVLDSMQVLSLCTNLGDTKTLAAHPASTSHGRLSEVQRQAAGIGQGLIRVAVGLDHINDITADLARGLQTI; translated from the coding sequence ATGAAGCAAATTCCCTTACCCGAAGGCCTGCACAACGACACCCTAGCGGTGCGTGCGGCCCTGGAGCGCAGCCAATACGGCGAAAACTCGGAAGGTCTGTACCTGACCAGCGGCTATGTGCAACACAGCGCAGCCTCCAGCGCCGCGCGGTTTGCGATGGAAGAAGAGGGTTTCACGTATTCCCGCGTAAGCAACCCCACCGTTACAAGCATGGAAATCCGGCTGGCGGCGCTCGAGGGCACCGAAGCGGCTATTGCCACCTCGTCCGGCATGTCGGCGATTTTGTTGCTGGGCATGGCGCTGCTGAAGGCAGGCGACCATGTGATTTGTTCGCAATCGGTGTTCGGCTCGGTCATTCCGATGTTCAGCCGCGAGTTTGCCAAGTTCGGAGTGGAAACCACCTTCGTGTCGCAAACCGACATTGAAGCTTGGAAGGCCGCCGTGCGCCCCACCACCAAACTGCTGTTTGCGGAGACGCCGACCAACCCGCTCACCGAGGTGTGCGACATCCAGGCCTTGGCCGATATTGCCCACAGCGGAGGCGCCTTTTTGGCGGTAGACAATTGTTTCGCCACCCCCGTGTTGCAGCGTCCGGCCAGCATGGGCGCCGATTTCATCATCCACTCTGGCACCAAGTTTTTGGATGGCCAAGGCCGTGTGATGGCAGGCGCCATTTGCTGCACCCAGAAGCAACGTGACGACATGTTTTTACCCGTGATCCGCACCTGCGGCATGGTGCTGGCGCCTTTTAACGCGTGGGTTTTGCTCAAGGGCATGGAAACCTTGGCTCTGCGCGTGAAGGCCCAGTCGGAGACCACGCTGGCCCTGGCCCATTGGCTGGAAGCCCAGCCGCAAGTCGCCCGGGTGTATTACCCCGGCTTGCCTAGCCACCCGCAACACGAGTTGGCCATGCGCCAGCAGTCCGGCTGCGGTGGCGCGGTGTTGTCCTTTGAGGTGAAGGCACCGGATGTGGATACTGCGCGCAAAAACGCATTCCATGTGCTCGACAGCATGCAGGTGCTCTCGCTGTGCACTAATCTTGGCGACACCAAAACGCTGGCGGCGCACCCTGCCAGCACCTCGCACGGCCGCTTGTCGGAAGTGCAGCGTCAGGCGGCTGGCATCGGCCAAGGCCTGATTCGCGTGGCCGTAGGCCTGGACCATATCAATGACATCACCGCCGATCTGGCGCGTGGTTTGCAAACTATCTGA
- the gltX gene encoding glutamate--tRNA ligase: MSKIRTRIAPSPTGFLHLGTARTALYSWAYARHFGGEFVLRIEDTDVARSTQDSVDQILESMRWLGLEYDEGPVYQMQRLERYKAVVEQLIAEGKAYYCYSTPEELDAVREAKKARGEKALYDGTWRPAPGKTLPAIPEGVKPVVRFCNPPDGEVTWNDLVKGPITISNREIDDLIIVRTDGIPTYNFAVVVDDWDMQISHVFRGDEHINNTPWQINIFHALGAPLPEFGHCPVILGDDGQKLSKRRGAVSVTAYEEGGYLPEAMLNYLARLGWSHGDEELFSREQLVSWFDGTHLNKSPAQWDPAKLLWVNAHYIKQADNARLAPLVAVQLAKQGVQLADDVIANHLPLVCGLLKDRCDTTVSLATWAAKFYADLQVDPAELAQHVTDAVKPAIAALAAKLADCAWEKAAIAAVIKEVLAAHSLKMPQLAMPVRVLVMGTAQTPSLDAVLELSGKTKVLERLAKA; encoded by the coding sequence ATGAGCAAAATCCGCACTCGCATTGCCCCTTCGCCTACCGGCTTTTTGCACCTGGGCACCGCCCGCACCGCGCTGTATTCCTGGGCTTATGCCCGCCACTTCGGTGGCGAGTTTGTGCTGCGCATTGAAGACACCGACGTAGCCCGCTCCACCCAGGACTCGGTGGACCAGATTCTGGAATCCATGCGCTGGCTGGGGCTGGAGTACGACGAAGGCCCGGTGTACCAGATGCAGCGCCTGGAGCGCTACAAGGCCGTGGTGGAGCAGCTGATTGCAGAAGGGAAGGCCTATTACTGCTACAGCACCCCCGAAGAACTCGATGCGGTGCGCGAGGCCAAGAAGGCCCGTGGTGAAAAAGCGCTGTACGACGGCACTTGGCGCCCCGCACCCGGCAAAACCTTGCCCGCCATTCCTGAAGGCGTTAAACCGGTGGTGCGCTTCTGCAACCCACCGGATGGCGAGGTGACCTGGAATGACTTGGTAAAAGGCCCCATCACCATCAGCAACCGCGAGATTGATGACCTCATCATCGTTCGCACGGATGGCATTCCGACCTACAACTTTGCGGTGGTGGTGGACGATTGGGATATGCAGATCAGTCACGTGTTCCGTGGCGATGAGCACATCAACAACACGCCTTGGCAGATCAATATCTTTCATGCGCTCGGTGCGCCTTTGCCCGAGTTCGGCCACTGCCCGGTCATTCTGGGTGACGATGGTCAGAAGCTCTCCAAGCGCCGCGGTGCCGTGAGTGTGACCGCCTACGAAGAGGGCGGCTATCTGCCCGAAGCCATGTTGAACTACCTGGCCCGCCTGGGTTGGAGCCATGGCGACGAAGAGCTGTTCAGTCGTGAGCAGCTGGTGAGCTGGTTCGACGGCACCCACCTGAACAAGAGCCCCGCGCAGTGGGACCCCGCCAAGTTGCTGTGGGTCAACGCGCACTACATCAAGCAAGCCGATAACGCACGCTTGGCGCCACTGGTGGCCGTGCAATTGGCCAAGCAGGGCGTTCAGCTGGCAGACGATGTCATTGCCAACCATTTGCCTTTGGTGTGCGGTTTACTCAAAGACCGTTGTGACACCACCGTGTCGCTCGCGACCTGGGCTGCCAAGTTTTATGCGGACTTGCAGGTGGACCCTGCAGAGCTGGCCCAACACGTGACCGATGCAGTCAAGCCCGCCATTGCGGCCCTGGCGGCCAAGCTGGCCGATTGCGCATGGGAGAAGGCTGCGATCGCCGCGGTGATCAAAGAAGTCTTGGCTGCACACAGCCTCAAGATGCCCCAGTTGGCCATGCCGGTCCGCGTGCTGGTTATGGGCACTGCGCAAACGCCTTCGCTGGATGCCGTACTGGAACTCAGCGGTAAAACAAAAGTTTTGGAGCGACTTGCTAAAGCCTGA